The Marinifilum sp. JC120 genome segment AGCTTCCTATTTTTGCATTTAAACTATTAGTTAACACAAAAACAAAGGCTTTGTGAATTAGTTTTTGAAAATCCCGGGCGGAGTAACTCCGCCCGGGCCAGAATAATTATTTACCTGTTTTTTCCTTGATAGCAGCGGCAATGGCAACGCCGAGCTGGAAGCATTCTTTGAGCATGTCGTGGTTAGGGCGGTTTTTGGCTTTGAGGCCGGGCTCAATGATCTCACAGCCCATTTTTTCAAGCCATTCGTTGAGAATCTTAACGCATTCACCGGACCAGCCGAAAGAACCGACGCAAGCACCGATTTTGTCCTGAGGACGCAGACCTTTAACATAGGTCAGGGCGTCGGCCATACCGGGCAGGATGCCGTTGTTATGAGTGGGGGAACCAATAACAATTGCGGCGGAATCGAAAACTTCGCTCATGATGTCGCTGTGGTGGTTGGCCTTTACAGACATAACCTTAACGGAAATACCTTCAGAAACAAGACCGGACGCAACAGCATTGATCATGCGCTCGGTGGAGTGCCACATGGAATCATAGAACAAAGTCGCTTTGTTTTTAGGAGTCTGCTTTGCGTAATCCATGTACTTTTCAAGGGCGAATGCGCAATCATCGCCACGGTACATAAGGCCATGGTCCGGGCAGATCATGTCTATATCAAGGTTCAGACCCGCGAAAGTCTCAAGGGTTTTGATAACTTTAGGGGAGTAGGGGGTGATGATGTTGGCATAGTACTGCTGCATATGGTCTTCGACCATTTCTTTGCTAACTTCATCAACCCAGCGTTCACTGGCGGCGATGTTTTGGCCGAATGCGTCACTGGTAAAAAGAAGTTTTTCTTCGGGAACAAAGGTAAACATGTTGTCAGGCCAGTGCAGCATACGGGTTTCGTAAAAACGCAGGGTGCGTTTACCGATGGAAACCTCTTCGCCGGGCTTGACCACGTGCACGGGCCAATCTTCGCAGTCAAAGAAAGTTTTGAGAGCTTTGCCGCCCATGACGGAAACAAATATCTTTTCAGGCTTGCAGAGCTCTACCATTTTGGCGAGGCAGCCTGCGTGATCCGGTTCGAGGTGGTTGACCACAAGGTAATCAATTTCTTCAGGCTTAGTCAGGTGTGAAAGAGAGCAGATAAACTGGCTTTCGAATTCTTTGGAAACAGTGTCTACCAGAACTTTCTTTTCATCTTCGATGTAAAAAGCATTGTAGGTGGTGCCGTTTGCGGAGCGGGCATAGCCGTGAAAGTTACGGCAATTCCAGTCCACTACGCCGATCCAATGTACGCCTTCTTTAATTTCAACAGGTCTCACTTGAATATTCCTAATATATTTTTGGTTATGTTTGATGCGTAGAAAGCCGGGAGTTCTCCCGGCTTCAGACAGTTGATAAAGCACCATCTGCTTCGTTGCTGTGAAAAACACTGAAACTCACGTATGTCTCGATACGCATCGTTCCAGTGTTTTTCTTGCGCCTTGCATCTGACGCTTTCTCAGCTGTCTGCCGAGATAGCGCCAGTGATTAAGGCGTTATCTTGATATGTCTAATCTTCAGGCTCGAAATCGTCCTTACCTGCACCGCAGACCGGGCATTCCCAATCTTCGGGGATATCTTCAAATTTGGTACCGGGAGCGATGCCGCCATCCGGGTCACCTTCAGCAGGATCATAAACCCAGCCACAAATAGTACATACGTATTTCATTTCTTTTCTCCGTGGTCGATTTGTTAGCCAAGGGGCTTGAAAGCTTTTTTACTTGCGCCGCACACCGGGCATTTCCAATCGTCAGGCAGATCTGCAAAAGCAGTTCCCTTGGGGGTTTTGCTTTTGCGGTCACCCTTGTCTGGATTGTAGATATATCCACAGTTGCTCATCTGGCACTGATACATGTCTTTGGGTTCAGCCATATTGCCCCTACCTTTTTATGCTTTCCAGAGGCCGTGCAGGTTACAGTATGCGCGGGCAGTAACCGGACCGTCGTCAAATTTGCATCCGCAGAAATCCGCTTCAGGAGCTTCATCAGGATTAAGCTGCTTGAAGTAACGGTTGTTTCCGGAAACCAGTTCAATCCATTCGATCCAATGCTTTTCCACCATGGGATGAGCAACTTCGCCGACCTTGACTTTGTAGCCACCTTCGATTTTTTCAATAACCGGGACGTGTTTTTCTTTGGCAGCATCAACAGTATTTTCTGCCATGAGGACCATGTCTGTTCCGCAGCAAGCCAGGTTGCCGGGACCTGCATGGAGAACCATAGTGATGTTACCGCAAGCTTCGCATTTATAAACTTCGTACAGTTCAGCCATTTTAATACTCCACAAGGTTAAGGTTATCGACTACCAGTTCTCACAGACGACCTGAAAATGTGCCTGAGGATGGTCACATGCTGGGCATTTGTTCAGTGCAGAATCACCCTCGTGGGTGTATCCACAGTTCTGACACTGCCAGATGGTAGCGGTGTCTTTTTTGAAAACTTTGCCGTCTTCGATGTTTTTTGCAAGGGCAAGGTATCTTTTCTCATGAAATTCTTCGGCCACAGCGATTGCGCGGAAAACAGCGGCAATGGCGGGGAATCCTTCTTCGTCAGCAACTTTGGCGAATTCGGGATACATTTCTTCCCATTCATGTCTTTCGCCGCCGGCGGATTCTTTGAGGTTATCAACGGTGGAACCGATCACACCGGCAGGGAAGGATGCGGTAACTTCCACTTCGCCGCCTTCAAGCAGTTTGAACAATCTTTTGGCGTGTTCTTTTTCCTGATTAGCGGTTTCTTCGAAGACTTTGGAAATTTGTACAAAACCTTCTTTTTTAGCCTTTGAGGCAAAGTAGGTGTAGCGGTTGCGTGCCTGTGACTCGCCTGCAAATGCGGTCAGGATATTCGTTTCAGTTTTGGAACCTTTGAGCTTGGACATGAGTATCTCCTTATTCTGCTACTTTTTGAAATAGAATTTAAACGGATCGGCACTGTAGTATTTAACAGTTAATAACGCCGCTGTCAGGGTGTTTTGGCAAAAAAATAACATCTCCATATTTAACTACGGGTATTAAATGAAGATGTTATTTAAAAAAAATTAATGTACTTTGGTTTGGCACTCCGGACATAATCCGAAGTATTCAATAGAGCACCCTTTTACATCGTATCCTCGTGCATCAACATTATTGATTGTCGGGACTGCTACTTCAGCCATTACGTCATCTACCTTGCCGCATTGCAAGCACCGGATATGGGGGTGTGGTTCGGCATGGCCGTCAAACCTGTTTTTTCCACCAGTTTCAAGCTTCAGGATGATTCCATTTTCCGCAAGCAATTCAAGGTTGCGGTAAACAGTACCAAGGCTGATATTCGGGAGCCTTTTCCTTACTCTTTCATATAGTTCATCTGCCGTGGGATGACAGGTTAGCCCTTTGAGTTCCTCAAGTATGAGTTCTCTCTGTTTTGATCTTCTTTGTCCTATTTTCATGTGCACCTCTCGCCTATAAACTAGTAATAGTTCTCGTTTGTGTCAAGTCTCTTTTTATATCGAAAAGTGCTGTTGAGTACAGGCGTATCATACTAGATAAGTATGCTAAAGAGAATATTCTGGAAAATATCAGATGCTTGCAGTTGAGTGCGTTTCGAGCTATCTTTTGCATAGTCGAATTATAAGCAATTCCCGGAGTCATTGTGCCCAGTCTTAAGACATTAATTCTCCATCCGGACGCTGAGGTCCGTTCCACCATCCGCGAAGCTCTTGGCGGGGTTAAGCTGGTGCGTGTGTTAGGTGAAACTGTCAGTGCAGGTGAAGCATTGGAGTTACACAAGGCTGTGGGCTATGGAATTATTTTTCTGGGTTTTGATTTTGGAGAGGGCATGAGCGGTGCTGAATTGGCGCAAACTCTGGGGGCCAGCAAGCATAAACCCGGCCTGATCTTTATTGCCGGGGATGAAACCAAGGCTTACGAGGCTTTTGAACTGGGGGCGGTTGACTATCTGATCTGGCCGCCGGAAGAAGAGCGTATGCAGAAGACGCTGGAGCGCATTGCCCGATTTAAAAGTCATTTTCGCGAAGTTCCCGAACCTTCGGACTGGAAGGAATCAGGAACAGGTGTGGAGACCGGGGAAGAGACTTTGCAGCTTTCCCTTGGTGAGGACG includes the following:
- a CDS encoding FprA family A-type flavoprotein, producing the protein MRPVEIKEGVHWIGVVDWNCRNFHGYARSANGTTYNAFYIEDEKKVLVDTVSKEFESQFICSLSHLTKPEEIDYLVVNHLEPDHAGCLAKMVELCKPEKIFVSVMGGKALKTFFDCEDWPVHVVKPGEEVSIGKRTLRFYETRMLHWPDNMFTFVPEEKLLFTSDAFGQNIAASERWVDEVSKEMVEDHMQQYYANIITPYSPKVIKTLETFAGLNLDIDMICPDHGLMYRGDDCAFALEKYMDYAKQTPKNKATLFYDSMWHSTERMINAVASGLVSEGISVKVMSVKANHHSDIMSEVFDSAAIVIGSPTHNNGILPGMADALTYVKGLRPQDKIGACVGSFGWSGECVKILNEWLEKMGCEIIEPGLKAKNRPNHDMLKECFQLGVAIAAAIKEKTGK
- a CDS encoding rubredoxin, giving the protein MKYVCTICGWVYDPAEGDPDGGIAPGTKFEDIPEDWECPVCGAGKDDFEPED
- a CDS encoding rubredoxin, which translates into the protein MAEPKDMYQCQMSNCGYIYNPDKGDRKSKTPKGTAFADLPDDWKCPVCGASKKAFKPLG
- a CDS encoding desulfoferrodoxin; the protein is MAELYEVYKCEACGNITMVLHAGPGNLACCGTDMVLMAENTVDAAKEKHVPVIEKIEGGYKVKVGEVAHPMVEKHWIEWIELVSGNNRYFKQLNPDEAPEADFCGCKFDDGPVTARAYCNLHGLWKA
- a CDS encoding rubrerythrin family protein; translated protein: MSKLKGSKTETNILTAFAGESQARNRYTYFASKAKKEGFVQISKVFEETANQEKEHAKRLFKLLEGGEVEVTASFPAGVIGSTVDNLKESAGGERHEWEEMYPEFAKVADEEGFPAIAAVFRAIAVAEEFHEKRYLALAKNIEDGKVFKKDTATIWQCQNCGYTHEGDSALNKCPACDHPQAHFQVVCENW
- a CDS encoding transcriptional repressor, encoding MKIGQRRSKQRELILEELKGLTCHPTADELYERVRKRLPNISLGTVYRNLELLAENGIILKLETGGKNRFDGHAEPHPHIRCLQCGKVDDVMAEVAVPTINNVDARGYDVKGCSIEYFGLCPECQTKVH
- a CDS encoding DNA-binding response regulator gives rise to the protein MPSLKTLILHPDAEVRSTIREALGGVKLVRVLGETVSAGEALELHKAVGYGIIFLGFDFGEGMSGAELAQTLGASKHKPGLIFIAGDETKAYEAFELGAVDYLIWPPEEERMQKTLERIARFKSHFREVPEPSDWKESGTGVETGEETLQLSLGEDEQDKFLSALKNAWDFSQTRQPEIEKLPVNQDGRMMLIPYTQIIFVEAYEDYSYVHTANQKFLTSHRLKNLEERLGPHRFFRVHRKYLVNLEMVTEIASLPGSNFMLRTAGRTRIELPISRRRISKLKQILGM